In Bradyrhizobium paxllaeri, the genomic stretch TCCGTGGCCTTCTGGATTGCTTCGCTTCGCTCGCAATGACGCGGATAGAGCTTGGTATCCAATCGTTACAAATGCTCGCCATGCTCCGGCAACGTCAGCCCGAACACATCAGTCAAATCCTTCACCTGTTCCGGCGACAGATACCTCGGGTTCAACCCGCGCAGCAGCAGATAGAGCTTCGCCGTCTCCTCCAGCTCCTCCATCGCGAACACCGCGGCCTCCAGCGTGTCGCCTGACACAACCGGCCCATGATTGGCGAGAAGCACGGATGAATATTTCCCGGCCAGTCCCTTGATCGCGTCCGCCACGGCGGGATCGCCGGGACGATAATACGGCACCAGCGCCGTCTGGCCGCATTTCATCAGGTAATAAGGCGTCATCGGCGGCAGCGCGGCGCGGGGGTCGATCTCGGGCAGCATCGACAACGCCACCGAGTGGGTCGAATGAAGATGCACCACGGCGCGTGCCGCGCCGCGGGTCTGGTAGATCGCGGTGTGCAGCGGCACCTCCTTGGTCGGCGCGTCGCCGGAAACCAGCCGTCCATCCGGCCCGAGCCGT encodes the following:
- a CDS encoding aldolase, with product MSETRIREEICRLGRSLFERGLTPGSSGNISVKLDDGGWLVTPTNASLGFLDPARMSRLGPDGRLVSGDAPTKEVPLHTAIYQTRGAARAVVHLHSTHSVALSMLPEIDPRAALPPMTPYYLMKCGQTALVPYYRPGDPAVADAIKGLAGKYSSVLLANHGPVVSGDTLEAAVFAMEELEETAKLYLLLRGLNPRYLSPEQVKDLTDVFGLTLPEHGEHL